One genomic segment of Sorex araneus isolate mSorAra2 chromosome X, mSorAra2.pri, whole genome shotgun sequence includes these proteins:
- the LOC101543559 gene encoding melanoma-associated antigen 10-like isoform X2, translated as MAQSPLNLLSSSPSLDTSDEGSSRQEDKDASSLQISPHTEYWFEDPIYEKVTELVQFMILKYRMKEIVTKEEMLKVVIKNYKKRFPLIFKKASKCLEVISGIDVKEVNPTIHSYVLINALSLTYDDCLSDHKIMPKNGLLTIILGVIIIEGDCAPEENIWDFLDIIGVHIEREHFIYGDPKQLLTRDWVLDNYLEYRQVLNSDPPHYEFLWGPRAYAEIKKKTVLEFLMKIKVIDPISFSFWYEKVLKDEEK; from the exons ATGGCACAG AGTCCTCTGAACCTCCTGTCCTCCAGCCCATCTTTGGACACATCAGATGAAGGTTCGAGCCGCCAAGAAGATAAGGATGCCAGTTCCTTGCAGATATCACCGCACACTGAATATTGGTTTGAAGATCCAATATATGAGAAGGTGACAGAATTGGTGCAATTCATGATCCTCAAGTATCGAATGAAGGAGATCGTCACAAAGGAGGAAATGCTGAAGGTTGTCATTAAAAATTACAAGAAGCGATTCCCTTTGATCTTTAAGAAAGCTTCCAAGTGCTTAGAGGTGATCTCTGGCATTGATGTGAAGGAAGTGAACCCCACTATTCACTCCTATGTCCTTATAAATGCACTTAGTCTCACCTATGATGATTGTCTCAGTGACCATAAAATTATGCCTAAAAATGGTCTCCTGACAATCATCTTGGGTGTTATCATCATAGAGGGCGACTGTGCCCCTGAGGAAAATATTTGggatttccttgatattattgGGGTGCATATTGAGAGGGAGCACTTCATTTATGGGGACCCCAAGCAACTCCTTACGAGAGATTGGGTTCTGGATAATTATCTAGAGTACCGTCAGGTGCTTAATAGTGATCCTCCACATTATGAATTCCTGTGGGGCCCAAGAGCCtatgctgaaattaaaaaaaaaaccgttTTGGAATTTTTGATGAAGATAAAAGTGATTGACCCTATTTCCTTCTCATTCTGGTATGAGAAGGTCTTAAAAGATGAGGAAAAGTAA
- the LOC101543559 gene encoding melanoma-associated antigen 10-like isoform X1, translating to MAQVPIAEEEHDLFSSPLNLLSSSPSLDTSDEGSSRQEDKDASSLQISPHTEYWFEDPIYEKVTELVQFMILKYRMKEIVTKEEMLKVVIKNYKKRFPLIFKKASKCLEVISGIDVKEVNPTIHSYVLINALSLTYDDCLSDHKIMPKNGLLTIILGVIIIEGDCAPEENIWDFLDIIGVHIEREHFIYGDPKQLLTRDWVLDNYLEYRQVLNSDPPHYEFLWGPRAYAEIKKKTVLEFLMKIKVIDPISFSFWYEKVLKDEEK from the exons ATGGCACAGGTGCCCATAGCTGAGGAAGAGCACGACCTCTTCTca AGTCCTCTGAACCTCCTGTCCTCCAGCCCATCTTTGGACACATCAGATGAAGGTTCGAGCCGCCAAGAAGATAAGGATGCCAGTTCCTTGCAGATATCACCGCACACTGAATATTGGTTTGAAGATCCAATATATGAGAAGGTGACAGAATTGGTGCAATTCATGATCCTCAAGTATCGAATGAAGGAGATCGTCACAAAGGAGGAAATGCTGAAGGTTGTCATTAAAAATTACAAGAAGCGATTCCCTTTGATCTTTAAGAAAGCTTCCAAGTGCTTAGAGGTGATCTCTGGCATTGATGTGAAGGAAGTGAACCCCACTATTCACTCCTATGTCCTTATAAATGCACTTAGTCTCACCTATGATGATTGTCTCAGTGACCATAAAATTATGCCTAAAAATGGTCTCCTGACAATCATCTTGGGTGTTATCATCATAGAGGGCGACTGTGCCCCTGAGGAAAATATTTGggatttccttgatattattgGGGTGCATATTGAGAGGGAGCACTTCATTTATGGGGACCCCAAGCAACTCCTTACGAGAGATTGGGTTCTGGATAATTATCTAGAGTACCGTCAGGTGCTTAATAGTGATCCTCCACATTATGAATTCCTGTGGGGCCCAAGAGCCtatgctgaaattaaaaaaaaaaccgttTTGGAATTTTTGATGAAGATAAAAGTGATTGACCCTATTTCCTTCTCATTCTGGTATGAGAAGGTCTTAAAAGATGAGGAAAAGTAA